Proteins encoded by one window of Simiduia curdlanivorans:
- a CDS encoding formate/nitrite transporter family protein produces the protein MAYIEPSEFATKMVDSGEQKIFMSTKDTLVRAFMAGAILGLAAFFAITVIVKTGSPLVGAMLFPVGFIMLYLMKFDLLTGVFTLVPLALLDKRPGCNMSQMLRNWGLVFVGNFAGALTVAFFASFILTYGYNTDGGELAAKVSSIGESRTLGYQAHGIDGWFTIFIRGMLCNWMVSMGVVGAMISTSATSKIIAMWMPVMLFFFMGFEHSIVNMFLFPFSMIMGGEFTVMDYLVWNEIPTALGNLVGGFLLVGLPLYWTHVKTNPERKLAKSPTDIGLA, from the coding sequence ATGGCTTATATAGAACCTAGCGAGTTTGCAACCAAGATGGTTGATTCTGGCGAACAAAAAATATTTATGTCGACCAAAGATACGCTCGTGCGTGCATTTATGGCCGGCGCGATTCTTGGCCTAGCGGCATTTTTTGCGATAACGGTTATCGTTAAAACCGGTTCGCCATTGGTGGGGGCGATGTTATTCCCGGTAGGTTTTATCATGTTGTATTTGATGAAATTCGACTTATTGACCGGCGTGTTTACCTTAGTGCCATTGGCCTTACTCGATAAAAGACCAGGCTGTAACATGAGCCAAATGCTTCGCAATTGGGGTTTGGTTTTTGTCGGAAATTTTGCCGGTGCTCTCACCGTTGCCTTTTTTGCGTCCTTCATTTTAACCTATGGCTACAATACCGATGGCGGTGAGTTGGCGGCAAAGGTGAGTAGTATTGGCGAGTCGCGTACCTTGGGTTATCAAGCCCACGGTATTGATGGTTGGTTCACCATCTTTATTCGCGGTATGTTGTGTAACTGGATGGTTTCCATGGGAGTTGTGGGTGCTATGATTTCAACCTCTGCAACGAGCAAGATCATTGCAATGTGGATGCCGGTTATGCTGTTCTTCTTTATGGGTTTTGAACACTCCATCGTCAATATGTTCCTATTTCCATTCTCTATGATTATGGGCGGCGAATTTACCGTTATGGACTATTTGGTTTGGAACGAAATTCCCACAGCGCTTGGCAATCTCGTGGGCGGGTTTTTATTGGTGGGCTTACCGCTTTACTGGACCCATGTAAAAACCAACCCAGAGCGCAAATTGGCAAAATCGCCAACCGATATTGGTTTAGCGTAA
- a CDS encoding AfsR/SARP family transcriptional regulator — translation MENIVTLNLAASSTHQLCIGASALPNLPTARSFLLLLYFTQHKGQALGRDVAAEALWPDVKIDTARTRLRSELWRLKQWFDLHCFNLSPFLACDRKHLIVAANFPVQSDTEALHHIADTLYRNALEVNLKDIRQDIYRLLDRFEHGVLSSYFNEWAETEKFHVQNSLRQCREFLFHQLCQKGEWREAIIHGQALIEKEPLDEYLHAELMRCYIALECRGLAVRQYSECQKVLREELGITPSTSIERLYRSLLSHKHLPGFIASQSTAGFSKPTLSA, via the coding sequence ATGGAAAATATCGTCACGCTTAACTTAGCGGCCTCCAGTACACACCAACTCTGTATTGGCGCATCGGCCTTACCCAATCTGCCTACGGCTCGAAGCTTTTTACTGCTGCTGTACTTCACCCAGCACAAGGGTCAAGCCCTGGGTCGAGACGTTGCGGCCGAAGCACTCTGGCCAGACGTTAAAATTGATACCGCAAGAACACGGCTTCGCTCAGAACTTTGGCGGTTAAAGCAGTGGTTCGATTTGCATTGTTTTAACCTATCGCCTTTTTTAGCCTGCGATCGAAAACATTTAATTGTGGCAGCTAATTTTCCAGTCCAATCCGACACCGAAGCGCTGCATCATATTGCCGACACGCTTTATCGCAATGCCCTTGAGGTCAACCTAAAGGATATCCGACAAGACATTTACAGGTTGCTAGACCGCTTTGAACACGGGGTGTTATCCAGTTACTTTAATGAGTGGGCGGAGACGGAAAAATTTCATGTGCAAAATTCACTGAGGCAGTGCCGTGAATTTCTATTTCATCAATTGTGTCAAAAAGGGGAATGGCGCGAAGCCATTATTCACGGCCAGGCGCTGATTGAAAAAGAGCCCCTCGATGAATATTTGCACGCCGAGCTGATGCGCTGCTATATCGCGTTAGAGTGCAGAGGCCTGGCGGTGCGCCAATACTCCGAGTGCCAAAAGGTCTTGCGCGAAGAGCTCGGTATTACACCCTCCACATCTATTGAACGCCTGTATCGGTCGCTCTTAAGCCATAAACATTTACCCGGCTTTATAGCCAGCCAAAGTACCGCCGGCTTCAGTAAACCAACGCTTTCCGCTTAA
- the cynS gene encoding cyanase, producing the protein MKKIDLVEAIILAKKSKGLSWESIAAELGASTVWVTSACLGMNSMSKEPAQKLCALLNLPDAAMASLMEYPTKTWDQSIPQDPLIYRLYEVVGVYGETLKEVIQEKFGDGIMSAIDFSLEVDKEENPKGDRVVVTMNGKFLPYKAW; encoded by the coding sequence ATGAAAAAAATTGACCTAGTTGAAGCCATTATATTGGCGAAAAAATCAAAGGGCTTATCTTGGGAGTCCATTGCCGCAGAGCTTGGCGCGTCTACCGTTTGGGTCACATCCGCCTGTTTGGGCATGAATAGCATGAGCAAAGAGCCAGCGCAAAAATTATGCGCGCTATTGAATCTACCCGATGCAGCCATGGCTAGCTTGATGGAATACCCAACCAAAACGTGGGATCAATCCATTCCGCAAGATCCGCTTATTTATCGTTTATATGAAGTGGTGGGTGTTTATGGCGAAACACTCAAAGAAGTTATTCAAGAAAAGTTCGGCGACGGCATTATGAGCGCCATCGACTTCAGCCTAGAGGTAGACAAAGAGGAGAACCCGAAAGGTGATCGGGTGGTGGTTACCATGAACGGAAAATTTCTACCCTACAAGGCCTGGTAA
- a CDS encoding malonate--CoA ligase: protein MTDNANLYAHFQQHFPTDKSTRLLCTPEGRTVSYGEAEQASARIANSLLKLGAKAGDRVTVQVTKSVENLFLYLACLRAGLVYHPLNTAYTTAELSYFLTNAEPTLIVCDSQATDLLSAVMPTECVKALLTLDADGSGSLMEGAANESSSADIAQRIGTDMAALLYSSGTTGKPKGIMLSHDNLRKNAQTLVQAWGFSAADHLLHMLPIYHVHGLFVALSCVLMSGASMAWHSGFRDQAAVTALPDCTVMMGVPTYYTRLLNNPAFGSQSCKSIRLFTSGSAPLLAETFVEFQSRTGHAILERYGMTETGMNTSNPLNGERRAGTVGPALPGVTVRIVDDTGQTLSNGDIGNIQVQGANVFSGYWRMPEKTAEDFTADGFFNTGDKGVIDTDGYLSIVGRAKDLIICGGLNVYPKEIELVIDDMPGVLESAVIGVPHADFGEAVLAVIVADGQAPSAEHIIQHCKTQLANFKVPKRVEFVATLPRNAMGKVQKNILREQFAT, encoded by the coding sequence ATGACTGACAACGCCAACCTCTACGCACATTTTCAACAGCACTTTCCCACCGACAAAAGCACCCGGCTGTTGTGTACACCCGAGGGCCGAACCGTCAGCTACGGCGAGGCCGAACAAGCATCAGCGCGCATTGCTAATAGTTTGTTAAAACTCGGCGCCAAGGCGGGCGACAGAGTCACCGTGCAAGTGACGAAATCAGTGGAAAACTTATTTCTTTACTTGGCCTGCTTGCGCGCAGGCTTGGTGTATCACCCGCTCAACACCGCCTACACAACCGCTGAGCTTAGCTACTTTCTAACCAATGCCGAGCCAACACTGATTGTGTGCGATAGCCAAGCCACAGACTTGCTAAGTGCCGTTATGCCGACCGAGTGCGTTAAAGCGCTGCTCACACTCGACGCCGATGGCTCCGGCAGCCTTATGGAAGGCGCAGCCAACGAAAGCAGCAGCGCCGATATTGCCCAGCGCATCGGTACTGACATGGCCGCACTGCTCTATTCATCGGGCACCACCGGTAAACCCAAAGGCATCATGCTAAGCCACGATAACTTGCGTAAAAACGCGCAGACACTGGTACAGGCTTGGGGCTTTAGCGCGGCAGATCATCTGTTACACATGCTACCTATTTATCACGTGCACGGTTTATTCGTTGCACTCAGCTGTGTGTTAATGAGCGGTGCCAGCATGGCCTGGCATAGCGGCTTTCGCGATCAAGCGGCGGTGACGGCGCTACCCGATTGCACTGTAATGATGGGTGTTCCAACCTACTACACGCGTCTGCTTAACAATCCCGCTTTTGGATCGCAAAGCTGTAAAAGCATACGCCTTTTCACCTCTGGCTCGGCACCGCTATTGGCTGAAACCTTTGTCGAATTTCAATCCCGCACCGGTCACGCCATTCTTGAACGCTACGGCATGACAGAAACCGGCATGAACACATCCAACCCATTAAACGGCGAACGCCGCGCCGGCACGGTAGGGCCAGCCCTGCCCGGCGTGACGGTACGCATAGTCGATGACACTGGACAAACACTATCAAACGGCGACATAGGCAATATACAGGTGCAAGGTGCAAACGTTTTTTCTGGCTATTGGCGTATGCCAGAAAAGACCGCCGAAGATTTCACCGCCGACGGATTTTTTAATACCGGCGATAAAGGCGTTATAGACACAGACGGTTATCTATCCATTGTCGGGCGGGCGAAAGATTTAATTATTTGTGGCGGCTTGAATGTTTACCCGAAAGAAATCGAACTGGTGATAGACGACATGCCAGGTGTTCTGGAATCGGCAGTGATTGGGGTGCCCCATGCCGACTTTGGCGAAGCCGTTTTGGCCGTGATTGTAGCCGATGGCCAAGCGCCAAGTGCCGAACATATTATCCAGCATTGCAAAACCCAGCTGGCCAATTTCAAAGTTCCCAAGCGGGTCGAGTTCGTTGCTACTCTGCCGCGCAACGCCATGGGCAAGGTTCAGAAAAACATACTACGCGAGCAATTCGCAACCTAG
- a CDS encoding bifunctional protein-serine/threonine kinase/phosphatase produces MKNQLRVTIGQYSCAGKKSVNQDFYGALTPNQPQLTAKGIAVALADGISSSNVSQIASETAVKMFLQDYYSTPDAWSVRKSGQRVLEAVNSWLYAQTQQCEFRFNRDKGYICTFSGMVFKSHQVHIFHAGDSRIYRLAGKQLEQLSTDHRRIVSSEVSYLTHGLGIDKRLDFSYQCQPLNQGDMFLLATDGVYEWLTNDAIARGISEALTAQQDDLDSVAKALVEQALRAGSLDNLTLQIILVKQLPDPSLQELHAHANHLAPAPSLQPRMQFDGYKILREIYISSRSHVYLAEDLDTKEKVALKIPSAEMRNNEAYLEAFFMEEWIANRLNNAHVLKAVKPTRQRHYRYTVTEYLEGKTLAQWIIDNPKPSIGSVRAIVRQIAKGLQAFHRQEMVHQDLRPYNVMIDEVGVVKIIDFGATKVAGITEITGVDDGIVGTAQYTAPEYFLGLPGTSRSDIFSLGVITYQMLCGELPYGIGVSKARSLREQRRLSYRPMHRQDASLPEWLDYAISKAVHVNPQKRYQDVAEFVYELEHPNANFMRRAKPPLLERDPVLFWQGLSLLLLCLLLWQVSHAL; encoded by the coding sequence ATGAAAAATCAATTGCGGGTAACTATTGGCCAGTACTCCTGTGCGGGTAAAAAGTCCGTTAATCAAGATTTTTATGGTGCATTGACGCCTAATCAACCCCAACTCACCGCTAAAGGTATTGCCGTCGCCCTTGCCGATGGCATTAGTAGCAGTAACGTTAGCCAAATCGCCAGTGAGACGGCGGTGAAAATGTTTTTGCAAGATTATTACAGTACGCCTGACGCTTGGTCTGTGAGAAAATCGGGTCAACGTGTGTTAGAGGCGGTTAACTCTTGGCTTTATGCCCAAACGCAGCAGTGCGAATTTCGATTCAATAGAGATAAGGGCTATATTTGCACGTTTAGTGGCATGGTGTTCAAGTCGCATCAGGTGCATATTTTCCATGCCGGTGATTCGCGTATCTACCGCCTAGCGGGTAAGCAGCTAGAGCAATTAAGCACGGATCATCGCCGCATAGTGTCGTCCGAGGTAAGTTACTTGACCCATGGTTTGGGGATCGATAAGCGCCTAGATTTTAGCTACCAATGCCAGCCGCTCAATCAGGGCGATATGTTTCTCCTCGCCACCGACGGCGTTTACGAGTGGCTAACAAATGATGCCATTGCAAGAGGTATATCCGAAGCGTTAACGGCGCAGCAGGATGATCTCGATAGCGTGGCAAAGGCGTTAGTTGAACAAGCCCTGCGAGCTGGTAGCCTGGATAACCTGACACTACAAATTATCCTTGTTAAACAATTGCCTGACCCCAGTTTGCAAGAGCTGCATGCACACGCCAATCACCTAGCGCCGGCACCGAGTTTACAGCCGAGAATGCAATTTGACGGCTATAAAATACTGCGTGAAATCTATATCAGTAGCCGCAGTCATGTTTATCTCGCCGAAGACCTAGACACTAAAGAAAAGGTTGCGCTCAAAATCCCGTCGGCCGAAATGCGCAATAATGAGGCCTATTTGGAAGCCTTCTTCATGGAAGAGTGGATTGCCAATCGGCTCAATAATGCCCACGTTTTAAAGGCGGTTAAACCGACGCGACAGCGACATTACCGCTATACCGTGACTGAGTACCTAGAAGGTAAAACCTTGGCGCAGTGGATAATTGATAATCCTAAACCAAGTATCGGTAGCGTAAGGGCTATAGTGCGGCAAATTGCTAAGGGCTTGCAGGCGTTTCATCGCCAGGAAATGGTGCATCAGGATTTAAGGCCTTATAACGTGATGATCGATGAAGTCGGGGTTGTAAAAATTATTGATTTTGGTGCAACCAAAGTTGCAGGTATTACCGAAATTACCGGTGTAGACGACGGTATAGTGGGTACTGCGCAATATACTGCGCCCGAGTATTTTTTAGGTTTGCCCGGTACCAGTCGGTCGGATATTTTCTCGCTCGGTGTCATTACCTACCAAATGTTGTGTGGCGAATTGCCCTATGGCATCGGTGTGTCTAAGGCGCGCAGTTTGCGCGAGCAGCGCCGACTTAGCTATAGGCCTATGCATCGACAGGATGCGAGCCTACCGGAATGGCTCGACTATGCCATCAGCAAAGCGGTTCACGTTAATCCGCAAAAGCGCTATCAAGACGTTGCGGAGTTTGTCTACGAACTGGAGCACCCGAATGCCAACTTTATGCGTCGAGCAAAGCCGCCCTTGTTAGAGCGAGATCCGGTGCTGTTTTGGCAGGGGCTGAGTTTGTTATTGTTGTGTTTATTGTTATGGCAGGTGAGCCATGCGTTGTGA
- a CDS encoding S8 family peptidase translates to MNRNELLDYGPALMEAALEGAADDELALIARLDTRLAIPASLGDEVRLVTRFGDIATLRVRRGALETFAALPEVLELEIARQMFDPNRDVSAELAAEPEQDETLTDDPIDYSRRPDGVVETGAKVVVGVLDWGVDVAYPGFRHEDGSTRLLGFWDQRGGRPGPKNRWGYGRIFNTEMIDRALASGQPYAALNYHPGDADTASSGHRWQGTHGTHVLDIAAGNGLGGSMSGVAPEADLVFVHLAHTANILGRENLGDSASVLEALDYVFSLAGDRPCVINMSVGAHGGPHDGSTCVEAGIDRAVWLRDNRAVVNSAGNYFTARAHTAGRVAQGQRHSIDLRVPDGDPTSSELEIYYESSDRFMVEVIDPQGQTIARSSVGEQHELIINGRRVGRIYHIARSQGNHDRLVDIFFYPNAPGGNWQIRLTGERVDDGRFHAWIERDRGPRPRFADNQSRGSHTTGTLCNGLYSITVGAYDPHRAALPIGAYSSAGPTRDGRVKPELSAPGSRIVAARSAPPNDSAGGVARLTRKSGTSMAAPHVAGTIALMFEAAQAAQTPLPITELRALLFSSLRAPRRLLAEAETIHRHGFGMLDIAEAVRVVQRWRQQRTTRDGRENLLAKAVGDQSNYASAPSLSNQIPFAGGYHTPTLTQQTSALPKSCNQGERDQATEHQESLLMDLASVVFRHAISASLLEQQGWSEVDPVSAGAQVGDIWLRRRPSEGLSSVALITTIANSNESELLELAHPAAAPQRVNRKLPTRWRDTLLRQRM, encoded by the coding sequence ATGAACCGCAACGAGCTGTTGGATTATGGCCCTGCGCTGATGGAAGCTGCCCTGGAAGGGGCAGCCGATGATGAGCTGGCGCTGATTGCTCGGCTCGATACTCGCTTGGCAATACCGGCCTCGCTCGGCGACGAGGTGCGGCTGGTCACTCGCTTTGGCGATATTGCGACGCTGCGCGTGCGGCGCGGTGCACTCGAAACCTTCGCCGCTTTGCCGGAAGTGTTGGAACTGGAAATTGCGCGTCAAATGTTTGATCCCAATCGCGATGTTAGCGCGGAGCTGGCGGCAGAACCTGAGCAGGATGAAACGCTTACTGACGATCCCATCGACTATAGCCGGCGCCCAGACGGTGTTGTTGAAACCGGTGCGAAGGTGGTGGTGGGCGTGCTCGATTGGGGCGTCGACGTGGCCTATCCTGGCTTTCGGCACGAAGATGGCAGCACGCGCCTGCTGGGCTTTTGGGACCAACGCGGCGGCCGACCCGGGCCAAAAAACCGCTGGGGTTACGGGCGTATTTTTAACACCGAAATGATTGATCGCGCGCTGGCGTCTGGGCAACCTTACGCGGCGCTGAACTATCACCCGGGCGATGCAGATACCGCCAGTTCAGGTCATCGTTGGCAGGGCACCCATGGAACCCATGTATTGGATATTGCCGCAGGTAACGGCTTAGGTGGCAGCATGAGTGGTGTGGCACCGGAAGCCGATTTGGTATTTGTGCATCTCGCTCATACGGCAAATATTTTAGGGCGGGAAAATTTAGGCGACTCGGCGTCTGTGTTAGAAGCTTTGGATTATGTTTTTTCTCTCGCTGGCGATCGGCCCTGCGTTATTAATATGAGCGTTGGTGCACACGGCGGCCCGCACGACGGCAGCACCTGTGTTGAAGCAGGCATTGATCGCGCCGTGTGGCTGCGCGATAACCGCGCCGTGGTTAACAGCGCCGGCAATTATTTTACCGCGCGCGCGCACACTGCTGGGCGCGTAGCGCAAGGCCAGCGCCATAGCATTGACTTGAGGGTGCCCGATGGCGATCCCACCAGCAGCGAACTGGAAATTTATTACGAAAGTAGCGATCGCTTTATGGTGGAGGTTATCGACCCGCAGGGCCAAACGATCGCCCGCTCTTCTGTGGGCGAACAACATGAGCTCATCATCAACGGTCGACGGGTAGGGCGCATTTATCACATTGCGCGCAGCCAGGGTAATCATGATCGTTTAGTGGATATATTTTTTTACCCGAATGCCCCCGGTGGCAATTGGCAAATTCGCCTTACTGGCGAGCGCGTAGACGATGGCCGTTTTCACGCGTGGATTGAACGCGATCGCGGCCCACGGCCTCGCTTTGCTGACAATCAAAGTAGGGGCTCTCATACCACGGGCACGCTGTGTAATGGTCTCTACAGCATTACCGTCGGCGCCTATGATCCGCATCGGGCAGCGCTGCCTATTGGCGCTTATTCCAGCGCTGGGCCAACCCGCGATGGCCGTGTTAAGCCAGAATTAAGTGCGCCCGGGTCGCGCATTGTCGCCGCGCGCTCGGCGCCCCCGAATGACAGCGCCGGCGGTGTTGCAAGGCTAACCCGTAAAAGCGGCACCAGCATGGCCGCACCGCATGTAGCGGGCACCATTGCGTTGATGTTTGAAGCTGCGCAGGCCGCGCAAACGCCGTTGCCCATTACCGAGCTGCGCGCGCTGTTATTTTCCAGCCTGAGGGCACCGCGGCGGTTATTGGCCGAGGCCGAAACCATTCACCGACACGGCTTTGGCATGTTGGATATCGCCGAGGCTGTACGCGTGGTGCAGCGCTGGCGGCAACAGCGGACGACGCGCGACGGGCGCGAGAATCTGTTGGCCAAAGCCGTTGGCGATCAAAGTAATTATGCATCGGCACCATCCTTATCGAATCAAATTCCATTCGCGGGTGGGTATCACACACCGACGCTTACACAGCAAACATCGGCGCTGCCGAAGTCTTGCAATCAAGGTGAGAGGGATCAAGCGACGGAGCATCAGGAATCGCTCCTGATGGATCTTGCCAGTGTGGTTTTTCGTCACGCCATCAGTGCATCCCTGCTTGAACAGCAAGGTTGGAGCGAGGTTGATCCGGTGAGTGCTGGCGCCCAGGTGGGCGATATTTGGTTGCGCCGGCGGCCGAGTGAAGGCCTCAGTAGCGTGGCGTTAATAACGACCATTGCAAATAGCAACGAAAGTGAATTGTTAGAGTTAGCGCACCCAGCGGCTGCGCCGCAGCGGGTGAATAGGAAGCTGCCAACCCGGTGGCGAGACACCTTGTTGCGCCAGCGAATGTAA
- a CDS encoding HNH endonuclease has translation MAILQLGQLGLPSAWLSVESAATLITKGRVQWAAGPVTTLRGGLSQSGIQSVLDVPAIIATNERLRDAQFIPALSNRLLFKRDNNQCQYCSGFFQRASLTRDHIIPRGQGGRDRWSNVVAACRRCNAVKGCRTPEQAKMPLLAVPFTPNRYEFMYLAAHELQGEQLDYLSANWRSLRVWC, from the coding sequence ATGGCTATATTACAGCTTGGCCAGCTAGGGCTACCGTCAGCATGGTTATCGGTGGAGTCGGCAGCGACATTGATTACCAAAGGGCGAGTGCAGTGGGCGGCAGGACCGGTGACGACCTTGCGCGGCGGGTTAAGCCAATCTGGGATTCAGTCTGTATTGGATGTGCCCGCCATTATTGCCACCAATGAACGCTTGCGCGACGCGCAGTTTATACCGGCCTTAAGTAATCGTTTACTGTTTAAGCGCGATAACAATCAATGTCAGTACTGCAGTGGTTTTTTCCAGCGTGCATCGCTTACCCGCGACCACATCATTCCGCGCGGGCAAGGTGGGCGCGATCGCTGGAGCAATGTGGTGGCCGCCTGTAGGCGCTGTAACGCGGTTAAGGGTTGTCGCACACCGGAGCAGGCGAAAATGCCATTGTTGGCGGTGCCTTTTACCCCGAACCGGTATGAATTTATGTATTTAGCTGCACACGAATTGCAGGGTGAGCAACTCGATTACTTGAGTGCCAATTGGCGTAGCTTGCGAGTTTGGTGTTGA
- a CDS encoding RtcB family protein has translation MPIKHVLAPHKDQRLPVKIWTDDVDYKAQAQLSRVANLPFIHSHVAAMPDVHLGKGATVGSVIATEKAIIPAAVGVDIGCGMNALRLSLRASDLPDNLKAIRSGIERSVPLGAGGKHKTAQIRGGDAIAMGLSAIFEKHKTLAKMIRPDTYARQIGTLGSGNHFIELCLDEEDAVWVMLHSGSRGIGNKIGMYFIQLAKREMERWMIHLPDKDLAYLAEGSDHYQDYIEAVTWGQEYARLNRAAMMDAVLAVLRQQLPPFLITQEAINCHHNYVEMEHHFGKNVWVTRKGAIRARETDLGIIPGSMGDKSYIVRGKGNPDSFCSCSHGAGRRLSRTAAAKQFTVDDLALATQGIECRKDKAVIDEIPMAYKPIDEVMANQTDLVEVVHTLRQVVNVKG, from the coding sequence ATGCCTATTAAACATGTGTTGGCACCGCACAAAGATCAACGGTTACCGGTAAAAATCTGGACCGATGACGTCGATTATAAGGCTCAGGCGCAATTGAGCCGCGTGGCAAATTTGCCTTTTATTCACTCGCATGTGGCAGCAATGCCAGACGTGCATTTAGGTAAAGGCGCTACGGTAGGCTCTGTGATTGCCACGGAAAAAGCCATTATTCCCGCCGCGGTGGGCGTGGATATTGGTTGCGGTATGAACGCCTTGCGCTTGTCGCTGCGCGCGTCGGATTTGCCGGATAACTTGAAGGCAATTCGAAGCGGTATCGAGCGATCTGTGCCTTTGGGCGCGGGCGGAAAGCACAAGACGGCGCAAATTCGCGGTGGTGATGCCATTGCTATGGGTTTAAGTGCGATTTTCGAAAAGCATAAAACGCTGGCGAAAATGATTAGGCCCGATACTTACGCGCGTCAAATTGGCACGCTGGGTTCGGGCAACCATTTTATCGAATTGTGTTTGGATGAAGAGGACGCGGTTTGGGTGATGTTACATTCCGGGAGCCGTGGTATTGGCAATAAAATCGGCATGTACTTCATTCAGCTAGCGAAGCGGGAAATGGAGCGCTGGATGATTCACTTGCCCGATAAAGACCTGGCGTATCTGGCCGAGGGTTCGGATCACTACCAAGATTACATCGAGGCGGTGACGTGGGGCCAAGAGTATGCGCGGTTAAATCGTGCGGCGATGATGGATGCGGTATTGGCGGTATTACGCCAACAGTTACCGCCGTTTTTGATCACCCAGGAGGCGATCAACTGCCACCACAATTATGTGGAAATGGAGCACCATTTTGGCAAGAACGTTTGGGTGACTCGAAAGGGTGCTATTCGAGCGCGGGAAACTGACTTGGGAATTATTCCGGGCTCTATGGGTGATAAAAGCTACATAGTACGCGGCAAGGGTAACCCCGATAGCTTCTGCTCATGCTCCCATGGTGCAGGGCGGCGCTTGAGCCGAACCGCGGCGGCGAAGCAATTTACTGTTGATGATTTGGCACTTGCGACTCAAGGTATTGAGTGTCGAAAGGATAAGGCGGTGATTGATGAAATACCTATGGCCTATAAGCCGATCGACGAGGTGATGGCAAACCAGACGGATTTGGTAGAGGTAGTTCATACGCTGAGGCAAGTGGTTAACGTCAAGGGTTGA
- a CDS encoding lipase family alpha/beta hydrolase — MVMPIIIVPGIMGTRLVNSSGRSIWDPDEGVSWGNARGLRELIDLSNSAEPNPRAAPAVEPLLRARGVVNGGNLVWGMGYSNLVTRLAGSALAEDCGEPIKIYCAGYDWRQSNVISARRVVRVIERALQETRAQQVILVAHSMGGMVSRIACRFASLAGAPVINRVKKLILLGSPIHGASKAYRALRQSFDSADDIDEFTNAESIFSDIDLPQVDESGHAEFFSGIAGRALASLVRRLPSMYEMLPTQAFCSANPAWVSFDTARAGIPDASNANRLYTNRFTGINGNASFLRARDTLDTRLSTYLPRQSVLLYSSHVDTEVNFRINRRGVLERAGSAAANRGDGTVPTFSGSGAANRTGGVLREDLRTISHGGLANDPVAIRHIARHITAECQSGRRLA; from the coding sequence ATGGTGATGCCAATCATTATTGTGCCAGGCATTATGGGCACGCGTTTAGTTAATAGCTCGGGCCGTTCAATCTGGGACCCAGACGAAGGCGTGAGTTGGGGTAATGCGCGCGGCCTGCGCGAACTGATTGATTTATCCAACAGTGCAGAGCCCAACCCGCGCGCGGCGCCGGCAGTGGAACCGCTGTTGCGTGCTCGAGGGGTGGTTAACGGTGGCAACCTTGTTTGGGGGATGGGTTACAGTAATTTAGTCACCCGCTTGGCCGGCAGCGCGCTGGCGGAAGATTGCGGCGAGCCGATAAAAATTTATTGCGCTGGTTATGACTGGCGCCAATCCAACGTGATTTCTGCGCGTCGTGTGGTGCGCGTGATTGAGCGAGCGCTGCAGGAAACTCGGGCGCAGCAAGTTATTTTGGTAGCGCACAGCATGGGTGGCATGGTGTCGCGCATTGCCTGTCGCTTCGCCAGTTTGGCTGGTGCGCCGGTCATTAACCGCGTCAAAAAATTAATTTTGTTAGGTAGCCCCATTCACGGTGCGTCGAAAGCCTACCGCGCGTTGCGCCAATCCTTTGATAGCGCCGATGACATCGATGAATTTACCAATGCCGAGTCGATATTTAGCGATATCGATCTACCCCAAGTTGATGAATCGGGGCACGCCGAATTTTTTAGCGGCATTGCCGGTAGAGCGCTCGCGAGTTTAGTGCGTCGTTTACCTTCCATGTACGAAATGTTACCTACTCAGGCTTTCTGCAGTGCTAATCCGGCGTGGGTTAGTTTTGATACTGCGCGCGCGGGTATTCCCGATGCCTCGAATGCGAACCGGCTTTATACCAACCGCTTCACCGGGATTAACGGCAATGCCAGTTTTTTACGCGCTAGGGATACGTTGGATACGCGTTTAAGTACCTACTTACCACGCCAATCTGTGTTGCTGTATTCAAGCCATGTGGATACCGAAGTGAATTTTCGCATTAATCGTCGCGGTGTGCTCGAGCGCGCCGGTAGCGCAGCGGCTAACCGAGGCGATGGCACTGTGCCTACCTTTTCGGGCAGTGGTGCGGCTAATCGCACGGGCGGTGTTTTACGGGAAGACCTTCGCACCATAAGCCATGGCGGGCTAGCCAATGATCCGGTCGCTATCCGTCATATCGCGCGCCATATTACCGCCGAATGCCAAAGCGGCCGTCGACTAGCTTAA